Proteins co-encoded in one Meiothermus sp. genomic window:
- a CDS encoding glycerate kinase — MRELLIASFRQALEQTHPAHLTAQHLPQETPALIVSVGKAAMSMLAAAQERFPQVPFIAVPKAEPGRDWPQAERGQIIPARHPMPDEQSMRAAQTILQAVSRLQTSDLLLVLVSGGGSALLCAPWGIDLPTKQALTQALLRSGADIQEINAVRKHVSAIKGGRLAAATPARIHALYLSDVPGDDLSVIASGPTVPDETTFAQALAVLDKYGLDFPEVRSHLEQGAKGALPESPKPGQALFQRVENRLIGSNQVLLEAAQRFWQAQGYPAVILSDRFQGEARELARFHANLVQSIRTHGHPFRPPVVLLSGGEASVMVRGSGQGGRNQEFLAWLGFYLGPDGVWALAADSDGIDGNTPAAGAILAPDTWSRAQQQGLDLKALLHDNNAHGFFQALGGLLITGETANNLNDFRVLVVE; from the coding sequence ATGCGCGAGCTGCTCATCGCCAGCTTTCGGCAGGCCCTGGAGCAAACCCACCCCGCCCACCTCACCGCCCAGCACCTCCCCCAGGAGACCCCGGCGCTGATCGTTTCGGTGGGGAAAGCCGCCATGAGCATGCTGGCCGCCGCCCAGGAGCGGTTTCCCCAGGTGCCCTTTATAGCGGTGCCCAAAGCCGAGCCGGGCCGGGACTGGCCGCAAGCGGAACGTGGTCAGATCATACCGGCCCGCCACCCCATGCCCGACGAGCAGAGCATGCGGGCCGCGCAAACCATCCTCCAGGCCGTCTCGCGTTTGCAAACCAGCGATCTTCTGCTGGTTCTGGTCTCTGGGGGCGGCAGCGCGCTGTTGTGTGCACCCTGGGGGATTGACCTCCCCACCAAACAGGCCCTGACCCAGGCCCTTTTGCGCTCGGGGGCCGACATTCAGGAGATTAACGCGGTGCGAAAGCACGTCTCCGCCATCAAGGGGGGGCGGCTGGCCGCGGCCACCCCCGCCCGCATCCACGCCCTGTATCTATCGGATGTTCCGGGCGACGACCTCTCGGTGATTGCCTCGGGCCCCACCGTACCCGACGAGACCACCTTCGCCCAGGCCCTGGCGGTGCTCGACAAGTACGGCCTGGACTTCCCCGAGGTGCGCTCCCACCTGGAGCAAGGCGCAAAGGGTGCCCTGCCCGAGTCGCCCAAGCCGGGCCAGGCCCTCTTCCAGCGGGTGGAAAACCGGCTGATTGGCAGCAACCAGGTTCTGCTCGAGGCCGCCCAGCGCTTCTGGCAGGCCCAGGGCTACCCAGCGGTCATCCTCTCCGACCGCTTCCAGGGCGAGGCCCGCGAGCTGGCCCGCTTTCACGCCAACCTGGTGCAGAGCATCCGCACCCACGGGCACCCCTTCCGCCCCCCGGTGGTGCTGCTCTCCGGCGGCGAGGCCAGCGTGATGGTGCGCGGTTCGGGCCAGGGGGGGCGCAACCAGGAGTTTCTGGCCTGGCTGGGCTTTTACCTGGGCCCGGATGGGGTCTGGGCCCTGGCCGCCGACTCCGATGGCATCGACGGCAACACCCCCGCAGCGGGCGCTATCCTGGCGCCCGACACCTGGAGCCGAGCCCAGCAGCAGGGCCTCGACCTCAAGGCCCTGCTGCACGACAACAACGCGCACGGGTTTTTCCAGGCCCTGGGGGGGTTGCTCATCACCGGCGAGACCGCCAACAACCTCAACGATTTTCGGGTGCTGGTGGTGGAGTAA
- a CDS encoding carboxylesterase, translating to MSNVLVLHGFTSHPTLTMGPLPETLRKAGFTVAQPTLPGHGTRPEDLRGVRWLDWLQTAREAYLALPEPRAVVGLSMGGLLAGWLAAEHKTAALVALAPALGFKNRLAYLAPLLHYVKPWAHSTDPAEEARRRARSPNYPNFPTVALTQLIALQQRVPELLPRVWAPALVLEAAHDDTVPEAAVRRYFALIGGPHKEYRVYQSQHDMLLDPLAQQISDDIAAWLKEKLV from the coding sequence ATGTCGAACGTTCTGGTTTTGCACGGCTTTACCTCCCACCCCACCCTGACCATGGGGCCGCTCCCCGAAACCCTGCGCAAGGCTGGGTTTACCGTGGCCCAGCCCACCCTGCCCGGCCACGGCACCCGGCCCGAAGACCTGCGCGGTGTGCGCTGGCTGGACTGGCTCCAGACCGCTCGAGAAGCCTATCTGGCACTCCCCGAGCCCAGGGCGGTGGTGGGCCTCTCGATGGGGGGGCTGCTGGCCGGCTGGCTGGCCGCCGAGCACAAGACCGCCGCCCTGGTGGCCCTGGCCCCGGCGCTGGGCTTCAAGAACCGCCTGGCCTACCTGGCCCCGCTGCTGCACTACGTCAAACCCTGGGCCCATAGCACCGACCCCGCCGAAGAGGCCCGGCGGCGGGCGCGGAGCCCCAACTACCCCAATTTTCCGACCGTGGCCCTGACCCAGCTAATCGCGCTCCAGCAACGGGTGCCCGAACTTTTACCCAGGGTCTGGGCCCCGGCTTTGGTGCTCGAGGCCGCCCACGACGACACCGTGCCGGAAGCCGCGGTGCGCCGCTATTTCGCCCTGATTGGGGGCCCCCATAAGGAATACCGGGTCTACCAGAGCCAGCACGATATGCTCCTGGATCCGCTGGCCCAGCAGATCTCCGACGATATCGCGGCCTGGCTGAAAGAAAAGCTGGTGTAG
- a CDS encoding RNA-binding protein, with protein MDAMQEYLKKARGGRVVQTPFLEAESLEELRRQAQQEGLRLEAFGGLPMASRKVAVLFPEHIPAVSDPTVVVFLTFEGDLEALEDRLRALLEPGLLGDLEETQDGFLLATLPKGLKTLQEAGLQAKEAAPEQLPRTRERTRSVVVPSLRVDVVGAKGFGVSRTYFAQGVKAGKVKLRGKTASAKDEITEGDHLMAEGLGSLVVKKVLGQTKRGNVKLELEVHR; from the coding sequence ATGGACGCCATGCAGGAATACCTGAAAAAAGCTCGAGGGGGCCGGGTGGTACAGACCCCCTTTCTGGAGGCCGAGTCGCTGGAGGAACTCCGCCGGCAGGCCCAGCAGGAGGGGCTGCGCCTCGAGGCCTTCGGGGGGTTGCCCATGGCCTCGAGGAAGGTGGCGGTGCTCTTCCCCGAACACATTCCTGCGGTATCCGACCCCACCGTGGTGGTCTTCCTGACCTTCGAGGGCGACCTCGAGGCCCTGGAAGACAGGCTGCGCGCGCTGCTGGAGCCGGGGCTGCTGGGGGATCTCGAGGAGACCCAGGACGGCTTTCTGCTGGCCACCCTTCCCAAAGGCCTCAAAACCCTGCAAGAAGCCGGCCTCCAGGCCAAAGAAGCTGCGCCCGAGCAGTTGCCCAGAACGCGCGAGCGCACCCGCAGCGTGGTGGTGCCCAGCCTGCGGGTGGACGTGGTGGGGGCCAAGGGTTTTGGGGTCTCGCGCACCTACTTTGCCCAGGGGGTCAAGGCCGGCAAGGTCAAACTCCGGGGCAAGACCGCCTCGGCCAAGGACGAGATAACCGAGGGCGACCACCTGATGGCCGAAGGGCTGGGCAGCCTGGTGGTCAAAAAGGTGCTGGGCCAGACCAAGCGCGGCAATGTGAAGCTGGAGCTCGAGGTGCACCGATAG
- a CDS encoding ABC transporter ATP-binding protein, protein MNLLRLLRPFLPQILLAAGLALLPAAAQAWLPTLVVKPLFDQVLSGQWERLGEVLLVGAGLLAVLVVSGYVLEAFIGYLSLKIPAVWRERVFERLLQADLMALPASSGGLTGRLVADLKELEGFLFYSLGGLLVQGILLLALLAQLLLHYAQLTLYLLLVLPFMALLLGWLGAWVTRYSRRTQAAMERLAARMAEGFGRLELIRALNLQAFAQARFRHSNQQQYRLGRTRALIAALNLPLGQLATTLLLGLLLALGVGAVQRGQMTPGDLTAFLTLLGLAVTPLQLLSRIGTGFAQAEGAAARLVELLELPPAPAMGQLRPQTLAGGLELCNLSFAYPGSPATLQNLNLRIAPGSFTAIVGPSGAGKSTLLRLLLGLYRPSAGQVLLDGLELHSYEAGWLRARMAWVPQEPLLFAGTVQENLAALAPGARPEAMQQALDTVGLGREIGLQTPLEDDGGGLSVGQRQRLAIAAALLREAKILLLDEITSALDRHSEGQVMAALEAARPGRTVIVVAHRLATVQHADQIVVMEKGRIVQVGSHAELMGLPGLYADFWKS, encoded by the coding sequence ATGAACCTTCTCCGGCTACTGCGTCCCTTTTTGCCGCAAATTCTGCTGGCGGCCGGGCTGGCTTTGCTGCCGGCGGCGGCCCAGGCCTGGCTGCCCACCCTGGTGGTCAAGCCGCTGTTCGATCAGGTGCTGTCGGGGCAGTGGGAGCGGCTCGGAGAGGTGCTCCTGGTGGGGGCGGGCCTGCTGGCGGTGCTGGTGGTGAGCGGGTATGTGCTCGAGGCCTTTATAGGCTACCTTTCCCTCAAAATTCCGGCGGTCTGGCGGGAGCGGGTGTTTGAGCGATTGCTGCAAGCCGACCTGATGGCCCTTCCGGCCTCCTCCGGCGGGCTGACCGGGCGGCTGGTGGCCGATCTGAAGGAGCTCGAGGGCTTTTTGTTCTACAGCCTGGGGGGGCTGCTGGTACAGGGGATTCTGCTGCTGGCTCTGCTAGCCCAGCTCTTGTTGCACTACGCCCAGCTCACCCTGTACCTGCTGCTGGTGCTGCCCTTCATGGCCTTGCTGCTGGGCTGGCTTGGGGCCTGGGTGACCCGCTACAGCCGGCGCACCCAGGCCGCTATGGAGCGCCTGGCCGCCCGCATGGCCGAGGGGTTCGGGCGTCTGGAGCTGATCCGGGCCCTGAACTTGCAGGCCTTTGCCCAGGCGCGCTTCCGACACAGCAACCAGCAGCAGTACCGCTTGGGGCGCACCCGCGCCCTGATTGCGGCCCTCAACCTGCCCCTAGGGCAGCTCGCTACCACGCTGCTGCTGGGCCTGCTGCTGGCCCTGGGGGTTGGGGCGGTGCAGCGGGGGCAGATGACCCCCGGCGATCTGACCGCGTTCCTCACCTTGCTGGGGCTGGCGGTGACTCCCCTGCAACTGCTGAGCCGCATCGGCACTGGGTTTGCCCAGGCCGAGGGAGCCGCGGCCCGCCTGGTGGAGCTGCTCGAGCTGCCCCCGGCCCCGGCCATGGGGCAGCTCCGACCCCAGACCCTGGCGGGGGGCCTCGAGCTCTGCAACCTTAGCTTCGCCTACCCCGGTAGCCCGGCCACCCTGCAAAACCTCAACCTGCGCATCGCGCCGGGCTCCTTCACGGCCATTGTGGGCCCCTCGGGGGCGGGCAAGAGCACCCTGCTGCGCTTGCTGCTGGGCCTGTACCGCCCCAGTGCGGGGCAGGTCTTGCTGGATGGCCTCGAGCTACACAGCTACGAGGCGGGGTGGTTGCGGGCCCGCATGGCCTGGGTTCCGCAGGAGCCCCTGCTGTTCGCCGGAACCGTCCAGGAGAACCTGGCCGCGCTGGCCCCTGGCGCCCGCCCGGAAGCCATGCAGCAAGCCCTGGACACCGTGGGCCTGGGCCGGGAAATTGGCCTGCAAACCCCGCTCGAGGACGACGGGGGCGGGCTTTCGGTGGGGCAGCGGCAGCGCCTGGCGATTGCGGCGGCCCTGCTACGGGAGGCCAAAATTCTTTTGCTAGACGAGATTACCAGCGCCCTCGACCGCCACAGCGAGGGGCAGGTGATGGCCGCCCTCGAGGCCGCCCGCCCGGGCCGCACGGTGATTGTGGTGGCGCACCGCCTAGCCACCGTGCAGCACGCCGATCAGATCGTGGTGATGGAAAAGGGCCGGATCGTGCAGGTGGGCAGCCACGCCGAGCTGATGGGTTTGCCCGGCCTCTACGCGGACTTTTGGAAAAGTTGA
- a CDS encoding sugar synthetase produces the protein MRSEVEPKMLDEILLLTNGPGELSTWVPPVLTRLRQRVPGARIELFLIRDQFAAGTEQTKAEALQLDALSGRSALFRRLLERKTGRRGLVLMLGGAPRDAVLLGRATGYPAFSYTFDAKAHHPGLRAVLVDSERTRAAMQARGVNPARIEVVGNLVVDALQEASIVPAPAAEVLLLAGSRPFAARYLLGFLLAVAEQMAKARPDLRFAWVKSRLLPEAVVAEALEAELVKDLGGVGARWVGDRLQTTGGLEVLVLDEPQRYAAMRCAQLAITIPGTNTLELALAGLPSLVLLPLHKPEMLPLEGFWHWLLSGPGLRSLKQRFVWRLVAGMPHLALPNLWLNERVFPELRGVFSPTEVASAGLELLEPQRAQEVRARLKRLDARPGADKLVEYVLAHC, from the coding sequence TTGAGGTCTGAAGTCGAACCCAAGATGCTGGACGAAATTCTGCTATTGACCAACGGCCCCGGCGAGCTTTCGACCTGGGTGCCGCCTGTGTTGACGCGCCTGCGGCAGCGGGTGCCCGGGGCCCGCATCGAGCTGTTCCTGATCCGCGACCAGTTTGCCGCCGGAACCGAGCAGACCAAGGCCGAAGCACTGCAACTGGACGCCCTCTCGGGCCGCTCCGCGCTTTTCCGCAGGCTCTTGGAGCGCAAGACGGGCCGCCGTGGGCTGGTGCTGATGCTGGGAGGGGCGCCCCGCGACGCGGTGCTGCTGGGCCGGGCCACGGGCTACCCGGCTTTTTCCTACACCTTCGATGCCAAGGCCCATCACCCCGGCTTGCGGGCGGTGCTGGTGGATTCCGAGCGCACCCGGGCGGCCATGCAGGCTCGCGGGGTGAACCCGGCCCGCATCGAGGTGGTGGGCAATCTGGTGGTGGATGCCCTCCAAGAGGCGTCGATAGTGCCTGCCCCCGCCGCCGAGGTGCTGCTGCTGGCCGGTAGCCGCCCTTTTGCGGCCCGCTACCTGCTGGGGTTTTTGCTGGCGGTGGCCGAGCAGATGGCTAAAGCCCGGCCCGACCTGCGGTTTGCCTGGGTCAAGAGCCGCTTGCTGCCGGAGGCGGTGGTGGCCGAGGCGCTGGAAGCAGAGTTGGTGAAAGATCTGGGCGGGGTGGGGGCCCGCTGGGTGGGCGATCGCCTGCAAACCACCGGGGGCCTCGAGGTTCTGGTGCTGGATGAGCCCCAGCGCTATGCGGCCATGCGCTGCGCGCAGCTGGCGATTACCATTCCCGGAACCAACACCCTCGAGCTGGCCCTGGCCGGCCTGCCCTCGCTGGTGCTCTTGCCCTTGCACAAGCCGGAGATGCTACCGCTGGAGGGCTTCTGGCACTGGCTTTTGAGCGGGCCGGGCCTCCGCAGCCTCAAGCAGCGCTTCGTCTGGCGGCTGGTGGCGGGCATGCCCCACCTGGCCCTGCCCAACCTGTGGCTAAACGAGCGGGTTTTCCCCGAGTTGCGCGGGGTTTTTAGCCCGACGGAGGTGGCCTCTGCGGGCCTCGAGCTGCTCGAGCCCCAGCGGGCCCAGGAAGTCCGGGCCCGGCTAAAGCGCCTGGACGCCCGGCCCGGAGCCGATAAGCTGGTGGAGTATGTGCTGGCCCACTGCTGA
- the lpxA gene encoding acyl-ACP--UDP-N-acetylglucosamine O-acyltransferase: protein MSRVAIHPTAVVSPQAHLAPDVKIGPYAVVEGPCEIGPGVELGPHVVIHPYVRLAAGVRVGPHSVLGGLPQDLSFKGQETWLEVGENTVLREGVILHRSTKEEAPTRIGAGCYLMGHVHVGHDAQVGDGVILTQGVAVAGHVEIGPYAVVGGLAGIHQFVRIGTRAMVGALSKPTRDILPFTLADGSPARHYRLNTVGLRRAGIHGERYRALEQAFRALREGRPLEGLPDTEEVQMLKAFLAGPSRRRLSGFVRGEPDFEV from the coding sequence GTGAGCCGGGTTGCCATCCACCCCACCGCGGTGGTTTCCCCCCAAGCCCATCTGGCCCCGGACGTGAAGATTGGCCCGTATGCAGTGGTGGAAGGCCCCTGTGAGATAGGCCCTGGGGTGGAGCTAGGGCCCCATGTGGTCATCCACCCGTATGTGCGGCTGGCCGCCGGGGTTCGGGTGGGGCCCCACTCGGTGCTGGGGGGCCTCCCGCAGGATTTAAGCTTCAAAGGGCAGGAGACCTGGCTCGAGGTCGGGGAAAACACAGTCTTGCGCGAAGGGGTGATCCTGCACCGCTCCACCAAGGAAGAAGCGCCCACCCGGATCGGCGCGGGCTGCTACCTGATGGGCCATGTGCACGTGGGCCACGACGCCCAGGTGGGCGACGGTGTGATTCTGACCCAGGGCGTGGCGGTGGCCGGCCACGTAGAGATTGGCCCTTATGCGGTGGTGGGGGGGCTGGCCGGTATCCATCAGTTTGTGCGGATTGGCACCCGGGCCATGGTAGGGGCCCTCTCCAAGCCCACCCGCGATATCCTGCCCTTTACCCTGGCCGACGGCAGTCCGGCCCGGCACTACCGTCTCAACACGGTGGGGCTGCGCCGGGCCGGCATCCACGGCGAGCGCTACCGGGCCCTCGAGCAAGCCTTCCGGGCGCTGCGCGAGGGCCGCCCCCTCGAGGGCCTGCCCGATACCGAGGAGGTACAGATGCTCAAAGCCTTCCTGGCGGGGCCTTCCAGGCGCCGTCTCTCGGGCTTCGTGCGGGGCGAGCCGGATTTTGAGGTCTGA
- the fabZ gene encoding 3-hydroxyacyl-ACP dehydratase FabZ, with translation MDIYEILKLLPHRYPFLLIDRVLEADEKRFRALKNVSFNEPHFQGHFPGYPIMPGVLLIEAMAQGSVAVVTKQPEFKPGGLVFLVGVEEARFKKPVVPGDTLILEGELLAYRRGLGKVKVEARVEGELRAEATLTFVLRSDTGGAVS, from the coding sequence GTGGACATTTACGAGATTCTCAAGCTCCTGCCGCACCGTTACCCGTTCTTGCTAATTGATCGGGTGCTGGAAGCCGACGAAAAGCGTTTTCGGGCCTTGAAGAACGTTTCGTTTAACGAGCCGCATTTTCAAGGCCATTTTCCTGGCTATCCCATCATGCCCGGGGTGTTGTTGATCGAGGCCATGGCCCAGGGTTCGGTGGCGGTGGTGACCAAACAGCCGGAATTCAAGCCGGGGGGGCTGGTGTTTCTGGTGGGGGTGGAGGAGGCCCGCTTCAAGAAGCCGGTGGTTCCGGGCGACACCCTGATTCTGGAAGGGGAACTGCTAGCCTACCGGCGGGGTTTGGGGAAGGTGAAGGTCGAAGCCAGGGTAGAGGGCGAGTTGCGGGCCGAGGCCACCCTAACCTTTGTGTTGCGCTCCGATACAGGAGGCGCTGTTTCGTGA
- a CDS encoding Gfo/Idh/MocA family protein encodes MELNVGVVGVGVMGTYHAQVYAGLPGVRLVGVADPDPFRQAAIEQDLEVPAFASPEDLLGKVQAVSIASPTSFHYEQARMFLEAGVHVLLEKPMTRTMQEARELVRLAEKRGVVLQVGHIVRFYRAVNDLMNMVKTPWVLEARRIGNNRRIRDIGVVLDLMIHDLDLVLLLLREKPLRYSVVGRQVEGLDEYAQAVVDFPSGARALFTASRISPQAERSLTITQPGEVLRLDFNSEYTELSLHRSPPVQPDPDRVEPNGRTQVQTERIAIHNDNPLRRQLKHFVDRIQKGEPSLVTLEDDLQALELALELSNALQPVMSR; translated from the coding sequence ATGGAGCTAAATGTAGGCGTTGTGGGTGTTGGTGTGATGGGGACGTACCACGCTCAGGTATACGCAGGATTGCCGGGGGTTCGGTTGGTGGGGGTGGCCGACCCCGACCCGTTTCGTCAGGCCGCCATCGAGCAGGACCTGGAGGTACCGGCATTTGCCAGCCCGGAAGACCTGCTGGGTAAGGTGCAGGCGGTTTCGATTGCTTCCCCTACCTCTTTTCACTACGAGCAGGCCCGCATGTTTTTGGAGGCCGGGGTACATGTGCTTTTGGAAAAGCCCATGACCCGCACCATGCAAGAGGCGCGGGAGCTGGTGCGGCTGGCCGAAAAACGCGGCGTGGTCTTGCAGGTAGGGCACATCGTACGTTTTTACCGGGCCGTGAACGACCTGATGAACATGGTCAAAACCCCCTGGGTGCTCGAGGCCCGTCGCATAGGCAATAACCGTCGGATACGCGACATTGGGGTGGTACTCGACCTGATGATTCACGACCTGGACCTGGTTCTCCTGCTGCTGCGGGAGAAGCCTTTGCGCTACAGCGTGGTGGGCCGGCAGGTGGAGGGGCTGGATGAGTACGCCCAGGCCGTGGTGGACTTCCCCTCGGGGGCCCGGGCGCTGTTTACCGCGAGTCGAATCTCGCCCCAGGCCGAGCGCTCGCTCACCATCACCCAGCCCGGCGAGGTGCTGCGGCTGGATTTCAACAGCGAGTACACCGAGCTCTCGCTGCACCGCTCGCCGCCTGTGCAACCCGACCCCGACCGCGTCGAGCCCAACGGGCGCACCCAGGTTCAGACCGAGCGCATCGCCATTCACAACGACAACCCCCTGCGGCGCCAGCTTAAGCATTTTGTGGATCGGATTCAGAAAGGGGAACCCTCGCTGGTGACCCTCGAGGACGATCTGCAGGCCCTCGAGCTGGCCCTGGAGCTTTCCAACGCCCTCCAGCCGGTGATGAGCCGCTGA
- the lpxC gene encoding UDP-3-O-acyl-N-acetylglucosamine deacetylase: MMVRGTGLHSGEQGTVRFHPAEGPVRFWVGGLELRPLASSVVDTARCTVLGGHNLRLMTVEHLLAALFIRGIWEGLVIEVTGPEIPILDGSAQEWLAALEGVPALGPEAVPLSGAVRVEEGRSSVLAQPGERFALTTTILFPHPRIGYQQVQCPPTPLEALAPARTFGFLHEVEALRAQGLIQGASLENALVFSEYGLVNTPRMLHEPVYHKALDFLGDLYLAGRPYQGQFVAHRASHRLHVELARLLEATPRL; encoded by the coding sequence ATGATGGTTCGAGGAACAGGCCTCCACAGCGGCGAACAGGGTACGGTGCGGTTTCACCCGGCCGAAGGGCCGGTGCGTTTTTGGGTTGGGGGGCTCGAGCTGCGCCCGCTGGCCTCGAGCGTGGTAGATACCGCTCGCTGCACGGTGTTGGGGGGGCATAACCTGCGGCTGATGACTGTAGAACACCTGCTGGCCGCGCTCTTTATCCGGGGCATCTGGGAAGGTCTGGTCATCGAGGTGACCGGCCCGGAGATTCCCATACTGGACGGTAGTGCCCAGGAATGGCTGGCGGCCTTGGAGGGGGTTCCGGCGCTGGGCCCGGAGGCGGTGCCGTTGAGCGGTGCTGTCCGCGTCGAGGAAGGGCGCAGCAGCGTGCTGGCCCAGCCGGGGGAGCGGTTTGCCCTCACCACCACCATCCTTTTCCCGCACCCCAGGATTGGCTACCAGCAGGTGCAGTGCCCCCCCACGCCTCTGGAGGCGCTGGCCCCGGCCCGTACTTTTGGCTTTCTGCACGAGGTAGAAGCCCTGCGGGCCCAGGGCCTCATCCAGGGGGCTTCTTTGGAGAATGCCCTGGTTTTTAGCGAGTACGGCCTGGTCAATACGCCCCGCATGCTGCACGAGCCCGTGTACCACAAGGCCCTGGATTTTCTGGGCGACCTGTACCTGGCCGGCAGGCCCTACCAAGGGCAGTTCGTCGCCCACCGGGCCTCGCACCGTTTGCACGTGGAGCTGGCCAGGCTGCTCGAGGCAACACCCAGGCTGTGA
- a CDS encoding UDP-3-O-(3-hydroxymyristoyl)glucosamine N-acyltransferase — MLLSEIAQRLGGRLEGPDTEITDLAPPDRARPGELVVVREARFLPAALETGAALILDETTQCPSGVSRIRVASVQKAWPLVLALFNRPETWAEVGVHPTATLEAGAEVDPTAAIGAYALVCRGARVGAGAVVGPYCYVGENVEVGPRTVLEPRVTLYPRTRVGAGCHIGTGTVLGAIGFGFQDNRRLPHTGRVVLEDGVELGANCVVQRSVVGETRIGAFSKIGDLTDIGHNVQIGKNVVMVGSSAIGGSAMVEDGVLMGGWVVIADHVRVGKGARLTGGSGVSKEVPPGETWASGIPAQPIRKHWRRLAVLDWLVGVERSLRQLLKGIPPEK, encoded by the coding sequence ATGCTGCTCTCTGAAATTGCCCAACGTCTGGGGGGTCGCCTCGAGGGCCCCGATACCGAGATTACCGACTTGGCCCCGCCCGACCGGGCCAGGCCGGGCGAGCTGGTGGTGGTGCGGGAGGCCCGGTTTTTGCCGGCGGCTCTGGAGACGGGAGCGGCTTTGATCCTGGATGAAACAACCCAGTGCCCATCGGGTGTCAGCCGGATTCGCGTTGCCTCGGTGCAAAAAGCCTGGCCGCTGGTGCTGGCCCTTTTCAACCGACCCGAAACCTGGGCGGAGGTGGGCGTGCACCCCACCGCTACCCTCGAGGCGGGGGCGGAAGTAGACCCCACCGCTGCAATAGGGGCGTATGCGCTGGTGTGCCGGGGGGCCAGAGTGGGGGCTGGTGCGGTGGTTGGGCCCTACTGCTACGTGGGCGAGAACGTGGAGGTTGGCCCCCGGACGGTGCTCGAGCCCCGTGTAACACTCTACCCGCGCACCCGTGTGGGGGCGGGCTGCCACATCGGTACGGGCACGGTGCTGGGCGCTATTGGATTTGGCTTTCAAGACAACCGGCGCCTGCCCCATACCGGCCGGGTGGTGCTGGAGGATGGGGTGGAGCTGGGGGCCAACTGCGTGGTGCAGCGCAGCGTGGTGGGGGAGACCCGTATCGGCGCTTTCAGCAAAATTGGCGACCTCACCGACATCGGCCACAACGTTCAGATAGGAAAAAACGTGGTCATGGTGGGTAGCAGCGCCATTGGCGGCAGCGCCATGGTGGAGGATGGGGTGTTGATGGGGGGCTGGGTGGTGATTGCCGACCATGTGCGGGTGGGCAAAGGGGCCCGCCTGACGGGGGGTAGTGGGGTTTCCAAAGAGGTTCCCCCCGGCGAAACCTGGGCCAGCGGAATTCCTGCCCAGCCCATCCGCAAGCACTGGCGGCGTCTGGCCGTACTCGACTGGCTGGTGGGCGTTGAGCGTAGCTTGCGCCAACTTCTAAAAGGAATTCCACCGGAGAAGTGA
- a CDS encoding rod shape-determining protein, with product MAGLFSFRGEDVGIDLGTASVLIYMRGKGIVLREPSVIAMVSDTKEVKAVGAEAYRMLGRTPGNIVAARPLKDGVIADYTLTERMLTLFIKKVLPPLRFFRPQVMVGVPSGVTEVERRAVVQAIVEAGAKRAYLIDEPLAAAIGAGIKIAEPTGSMVVDIGGGSSDIAVISLGGIVRSTSLRIAGNEFDDSIIRFIRNKYNLLIGERTAEELKIKIGAAKLAPGEQGMVAEVRGRDLISGLPKSIEVTADDVIEALKEPLEKIVQGVKSVLETTPPELVADIIDRGILLTGGGALLRNLDLLLQEATGVPVVVAENAVEAVALGTGKALDMLHVLRDALVTSDNVLRR from the coding sequence ATGGCTGGGTTATTTTCGTTTCGCGGGGAAGACGTAGGCATTGACTTGGGTACCGCCTCGGTGCTCATTTACATGCGTGGCAAGGGTATTGTGTTGCGGGAGCCCTCGGTTATTGCCATGGTCAGCGACACCAAAGAAGTCAAGGCCGTAGGGGCCGAAGCCTACCGGATGCTGGGGCGTACACCGGGCAATATCGTGGCGGCCCGCCCTCTGAAGGATGGCGTGATCGCCGACTACACCCTGACCGAACGGATGCTTACCCTCTTCATCAAGAAAGTTTTGCCCCCTTTGCGCTTTTTTAGGCCCCAGGTGATGGTAGGGGTGCCCTCCGGGGTGACCGAGGTCGAACGCCGGGCGGTGGTGCAGGCCATCGTAGAAGCCGGTGCCAAGCGGGCCTATCTGATTGATGAACCCCTGGCCGCAGCCATTGGGGCCGGCATCAAAATTGCCGAGCCTACCGGCAGCATGGTGGTGGATATTGGGGGCGGTTCCAGCGATATCGCGGTTATCTCGTTGGGCGGTATCGTGCGCTCGACCAGCCTGCGCATTGCCGGCAACGAATTCGACGATTCCATCATTCGATTCATCCGCAACAAGTACAACCTGCTGATAGGGGAACGCACCGCCGAGGAGCTCAAAATCAAGATCGGGGCGGCCAAGCTGGCACCGGGTGAGCAGGGCATGGTAGCCGAGGTGCGAGGTCGCGACCTAATTTCGGGCCTGCCCAAGAGCATCGAGGTAACCGCCGACGATGTGATCGAAGCCCTCAAGGAGCCCCTGGAGAAGATTGTCCAAGGGGTGAAAAGCGTGCTCGAGACCACCCCGCCCGAACTGGTGGCCGACATCATTGACCGGGGCATTTTGCTGACCGGCGGGGGGGCACTGCTGCGTAACCTGGATCTGCTGCTACAAGAAGCCACCGGCGTACCGGTGGTGGTGGCCGAGAATGCTGTGGAGGCGGTGGCTTTGGGTACTGGCAAGGCCCTCGATATGCTGCACGTGCTGCGGGATGCCCTGGTCACCTCCGATAACGTACTGCGGCGGTAA